A region from the Chloroflexota bacterium genome encodes:
- the rpmB gene encoding 50S ribosomal protein L28, translated as MASCQICGKVGGSGHNVSHSKRRTNTRWLPNVQRATMVIKGQRVRVKACTRCIRSQYKPSRVR; from the coding sequence ATGGCAAGTTGTCAAATATGCGGCAAGGTTGGCGGCAGCGGCCACAACGTTAGCCACTCCAAGCGGCGCACCAACACCCGTTGGCTTCCCAACGTCCAGCGGGCAACGATGGTGATCAAGGGACAGCGAGTGCGGGTGAAGGCTTGCACGCGGTGCATCCGGAGCCAGTACAAGCCCTCTCGGGTTAGATAA
- the rpe gene encoding ribulose-phosphate 3-epimerase has protein sequence MPGTSYVKVSPSILSADAAAFGAQVAEAEAAGADYIHVDVMDGHFVPNLTFGPMLVDALRSRTSLPLDVHLMVDSPDQLIPDFAKAGASILTVHAEAVAHLHRTVHLIKESGARSGVALNPSTPASVLEEIVDDLDLVLVMTVNPGFGGQRFISSVVPKVRRVRAMLDERSLETELEVDGGINAETADEVVKNGARVLVAGSAIFNKRESVAEAMTRLRGSFHAG, from the coding sequence ATGCCAGGGACTTCGTACGTTAAGGTGTCGCCGTCCATCCTCTCCGCGGACGCCGCTGCGTTCGGCGCCCAGGTGGCCGAGGCTGAGGCCGCCGGCGCCGACTACATTCACGTCGACGTCATGGACGGCCACTTTGTCCCCAACCTGACCTTTGGCCCCATGCTGGTGGACGCCTTGCGCTCTCGAACGAGCTTGCCGCTTGACGTGCACCTGATGGTGGACTCACCTGACCAGCTCATCCCGGACTTTGCGAAGGCTGGCGCGTCCATCCTCACCGTGCATGCTGAGGCCGTTGCGCACTTGCACCGGACTGTCCATCTCATCAAGGAGTCGGGGGCCCGGTCCGGCGTTGCCCTGAACCCTTCAACGCCCGCCAGCGTCCTGGAGGAGATAGTCGACGACCTGGACCTGGTGCTGGTGATGACCGTGAACCCCGGCTTCGGCGGTCAGCGATTCATCTCGTCGGTCGTTCCCAAGGTGCGCAGGGTGCGCGCGATGCTGGACGAGCGCTCGCTGGAGACGGAGCTTGAGGTGGATGGCGGCATCAATGCTGAGACGGCGGATGAAGTGGTGAAGAACGGCGCGAGAGTCCTCGTCGCCGGGTCCGCCATCTTCAATAAGAGGGAGAGCGTCGCGGAGGCGATGACCCGGTTGCGCGGCAGCTTCCATGCCGGCTAG